The sequence TAAGTATCCGACAGACCGTTGAATTTCAGCACTTTTTTCCCAGCAATCCAATCCATTAATTTGAGCGCTCCCTTTTTGAGGCTTCATATATCCAAGTAAATGACGAATCGTCGTTGATTTCCCAGCTCCATTCGGTCCTAAATATCCAAACACTTCTCCTTTATCAATGGAAAAGGTTACATCAAAAATCCCCTTTCCACTTGGAAACACTTTCGTTAATTCATGTATTTGTATGCTCAACACATTCACTCCCTTAAATGAAATGAATAAAATTGTTTCATTAAGTTCATAATATACGATTCAAATCCTTTTTTCAATAAGTTTTGAACAAAATGAATTGAATTATTTCAAAACGTTCCCTATAATAGTTACGAGGTGAAAAACGTGGACGGGTATCAAAAGAGAACGGAAAAGAAAAAGGAGAACATTCGAAAAGCTGCTTTAGCACTTTTTTCAGAGTTTGGCGTTGAAAAAGTCACCGTTTCCGAAATCGCGAAACGCGCAAATGTTTCCCCTGTCACGATTTACAACTATTTCGGCAACAAGGACGACCTAGTCAAACATGTCATCTCCCACTCATTAAATGAAGCCATTGAAGAACGAAAAAAAGTATTGGAAAGCGACATTCCGTTTCGTGATAAAATACAGAAGCTCATTTTTGAAAAAGCTGCCTACATTGAAACCGTAAATCCGGAATTTTTACAAAAGATGATTTCCAACGATCCCGACATTAAAGAAATTGTTGATGAGCTTTACAAAAAGTCCCTTCCTTTACTCGTTCAGCTATTTGAAGAAGGCAAGCGTCATGGACATATCGATGAATCCATTTCCACTGAAACATTATTGATGTACATCAACATGTTTAAATATGCAATGAATCAATACCAGTTATTCGATTCGAGAGAAAAAAATGCACAAACAACAAAAGAATTCGGGCAATTGTTCTTTTACGGATTATTGAAGAAATAAAGCCTTGCAGATTTATAGCTGCAAGGCTTTTTCGCTATAGTAATAAATACGCAAGAGGAGTCGCAATGATGAGCGTTAAGATTGTTCGTTCAACCCAAATCACTAGGAGCTTTGGAATACTAATCGGTATTTCTGTAGATAGAATACATGGAATTAAGGCAGAGAAAAACAAAATGGCCGAAACAGACACAACTCCGATGACAAACTTCGTAATGAGGGGTGCTTCCGTTACCATGAGTGCTGGTAAGAACATTTCAGCAATCTCCATTGCAGCTGCTTTTGCCGCAAGCATTGGTTCAGGAATTTGTAAAAGAGCAGTAAACGGATAGAAGAGATAACCTAACCAATCAAAAACAGGTGTATATTCCGCTAGAACTAATCCGATTAGGCCAACAGATAAAATGGACGGAAGGATACTCATTGTCATGACAAATCCATCCTTTAAATTGACCCACACATTTTTCCATAAACCTTTTGATTGGTTCGCAGCATTCATCGCCTCTCTCCACGCATGCTTAATATAGCTTCCACTTATTTTTTCTTCTTTTTCTCCTTCACCTACGTAATACGCTTCACTCATTTTATTTAATGGCCAAATTCGAACAGTTATGGCTGTAACGGTAAAGGTGACGAACAGCGTGACCCAAAAGTACGTATTCCAAATCTCCATTAATCCTAACGTATTGGCTACAACAATCATAAACGTTGCTGAAACAGTGGAAAACCCCGTCGCAATAATGGTCGCTTCTTTAATCGAATATTTTCCTTCTTTAAAAACGCGATTCGTAATCAATAACCCAATGGAGTAGCTCCCCACAAACGATGCCACAGCATCAATCGCCGACCTTCCAGGTGTCTTCCAAATAGGCCGCATGACAGGCTGCATAAGTACCCCAATGAATTCAAGCAAACCGTATCCCACTAAAAGAGCTAAAAAGACGGATCCAATTGGGACAAGTAAGCCAACTGAAATCACCAGTTTATCGTATAGGAACGGACCCATCCCCGGTTCAAATAGCCAACTTGGACCAACATTAAATAAAAGCATCGTCGCGACGAGAAGCCCGATTAGCTTTAGAAAGCTAAACACCGTATTCACACCATCTTTATTCCACGTTTTGGTCCAAAACGGATAAATCGCACCAAATAAAATAACGACAAACGCATAATACGGAACAAATGAAGGAAATGTCGTTCGAATCCACGAAACGATGTGGTCAAGCATAATGGAAGACTTTCCACCTATATCAATGGGAATAAAGAACATGAAAATTCCAATCGCACTATACAAGAAGAACTTCAAGACATTTTTTGGTTTGACCGTCTGAATCGACACAGATAAATTTGTATCCGCTTTCATTTTTTTCATCCCCTTTGTGATTATTTATTTGATACTTCAGTTGATTATTTACCCCTTTAACAGACTAAAAGTTTAGAAGGAAAGAAAAGTACGTAAATTACGCACTTTTCTATTTCCTTTCTCGACTTTTCACCCCAGATAAAAACGAAAGCATTGTATAAACCCCTGACTTGACGGTGGAATCTGCAACATCTCGGAATGGATCAAGACAGACGATATCCATCGTTTTGACCTTCTCATGTAAGCCCGCTAGATAGACCGCATCGAATAATTCATCTGTTCGCATCCCTCCTGGTGTTGCCGCTGGAGCTCCGGGACCGTATGCAATATCCAGTACGTCCATATCTACTGTTACGTAAATGGTATCAACTCGTTTGGCTAAATCATCTAATGCATCTGAAACAACATTTTCTATCCCTCTTTTTCTCGTTTCTTTCATCGTCACATAATGAATACCATGCTCATGAGCAAAGTCGACTAAGGATCTCGTGTTAAAAAATCCATGAAGACCGATGTTATAAATGTTCTCCCCTTTTACATAACCACTTTCAATTACATTCCTAATCGGTGTCCCATTGGCTGGACCAAATTCCTTTAAATCTCTTACATCAAAATGGGTATCAAATTGTAAAATACCAATCTCTTCATTGGGGTGGGCTTCCTTCCAGCCTTTTATGAGCATTGCAGTGATAGAGTGGTCTCCACCGATTGCAACTGGCATCGACTGCGGGTAGATTTGGCGAATCGTTTTCATCGCTCCCGTAATATTTTTGTGACATCGCGAAATGTCTGTCACATGTTGCTTTACATTCCCAGCATCCGCAACCTTCATCTCTTTCAAATCAAGATGTTTGTCAATGTTGTAGGTTACAAACGATTTCCATGCTCTTCGAAAAGCATCCGGATGCTCACTTGCAAACGATGCACTAATCGACGAACGAGATAGTGGAATCCCAAGAAGGACAATATCAGGTACTGTTTCCTCTGATAACGGACGAATCCATTCGCTTACCTTTGGCTCAGCCAAGTCATTTTCTGCATGCCATGAGAAAGGTGGCGGCGTCATCCAATGATAAAGTTCTTTCATCTTACTAACTGCCCCCTTGAAACGACCACTTTTCCACTTTTTATGACCGTGTCAGTGTGATTCATTCCGTAATGATAGATTAATTGCCTGTAATCAGGAACATCAAATATCGCAATATCCGCTTTTTTATTTACTTCTATACTTCCGATTTCTTTGCCACGTCCGATGGCATGTGCTCCATTAATCGTCACCGCTGTTAATGCTTCAGCTGGCGTCATTCCCATATGAAGACAACCGAGATTCATAATAAATGGAACAGAAACCGTAGGAGATGAACCCGGATTACAATCAGTCGATAACGCGACAGGTACTCCACGGTCAATCATCTTGCGCCCATTTGCCGCTTCTGCCATCAAGAAAAAGGCTGTACCCGGTAGTAAGACCGCAATCACACCGCTTTTAGCCATCGCATCAATTCCTTCATCCGATGCTCTTAATAAATGATCTGCTGAAACAGCCCCCACCTCTGCTGCGAGTTCTGCCCCTTTGTATGGTTCAATTTCATCCGCATGAATTTTCGGCTTTAACCCGTATTTTCTACCCGTTTCTAAAATAACCTTGGACTGTTCGGGTGTAAAAACACCGCGCTCACAAAAGACATCGTTAAATTCCGCTAGCTTCTGTTCACTAACCTTCGGAATCATTTCTTCACAGACAATTCGAACGAATTCATCTGGATTCTCTTTATACTCAGCTGGAACCGCATGCGCTCCCATAAACGTTGAAACGATATCAACAGGATGGGCTTCATTTAATTTCTTCGCAACATTCAGTTGCTTTAATTCATGTTCTAAGCTCAAACCATACCCACTTTTTGCTTCAACCGTCGTCACGCCATGCCTTAAAAAGAGATCTAATCGACGTGTACTTTGTTGGAACAAGCTTTCTTCGGTTGCTTCCCTCGTTGCCTTCGTTGTTGAATGAATCCCTCCACCTGCGTTCATAATCTCCATATAAGATGAACCATTTAATCGCATTTCAAATTCATTTTCACGACTGCCTGCATACACAAGATGAGTATGAGGGTCAACAAAGCCTGGTGTCACGGTCTTGCCCGTCGCATCAATAATATCTGCTTCATGCAATCGATTCTCAAATTTATCGTTTAATTGGTCGTCTGAGCCAACCTCTACAATCTTTCCATCTTCGATCCAGACGCTCCCATTTTCAATAATGTGTAATTCTCTCATCTTTTCACCCGTTAAGGGAGCATTAGAGCTCCCCTTTAAGGTAACTAATTGACTTGCTTTTCGGATAAAGATTGGTTGAGTTGTCATGGTCTTGCCCCCTATTTGATCATTGGAATATGAATTCCTTTTTCTTTTGCTGTTTGAATGGCTAAGTCATATCCAGCGTCAGCGTGGCGAACAACACCCATTCCTGGGTCAGTCGTTAAGACACGCTCCAATCTTTTCTCAGCTTCCTTCGTTCCGTCTGCCACAATGACCATCCCTGCGTGTAAGGAATACCCCATTCCTACACCGCCGCCATGGTGAACCGATACCCAACTAGCTCCGCCTACACTATTAATGAGTGCATTTAAAATTGGCCAATCCGCTACAGCATCACTTCCATCTTTCATCCCTTCTGTCTCACGGTTTGGAGAAGCGACAGAGCCGGAGTCTAAATGGTCACGACCAATGACTATTGGCGCCTTTAACTCACCATTGGCTACCATTTCATTAATGATTTTTCCAAATTTCGCCCGCTCACCATAACCTAACCAACAAATACGTGCAGGAAGGCCTTGGAATTGAATTTTTTCTTGGGCCATCTTAATCCAGTTGCATAAATGCTCGTTGTCACTAAATTCTCGTAAAATCACTTCGTCTAATTTATAAATATCTTCTGGGTCTCCTGATAAGGCAACCCAGCGGAACGGTCCCTTTCCTTCACAGAACTGCGGACGAATATAGGCAGGGACAAAACCTGGGAAGTTAAAAGCATCCTCCACCCCTTCGTCTTTTGCCACTTGGCGAATGTTGTTACCGTAATCGAAAGTGACAGCTCCCTTTTGTTGCATGATGAGCATCGCCTTAACATGCTCAGCAATGCTTTGTTTCGATTTTGCTTCGTAATGCTTCGGATCACGTTTTCTCAGCTCAGCTGCCTCCTCAAGAGTAAAACCGACAGGTACGTATCCATTAATTGGGTCATGCGCCGAAGTTTGGTCTGTTAAAACATCTGGGATGAAGCCTTTTTCGATCATTTTCGGTAATAATTCAGCCGCATTTCCTAAAAGACCAATCGAAAGTGCTTTTCCTTCTTCTTTCGCTTTTTCCGCCATTTCAAGGGCTTTTTCTAAACAATCCGTACTCGTATCCAAATACTTCGTGTCAAGACGACGTTGAATTCTTGTTGAATCCACTTCAATTGCTATACATACGCCCCCGTTTAACGTGACGGCTAGTGGTTGCGCACCACCCATTCCCCCTAGTCCTGCTGTTAACGTAATGGTTCCTTTTAGAGAGCCCCCGTAATGTTGGCGAGCTAATTCTGCAAATGTCTCATACGTCCCTTGTACAATTCCTTGGCTACCGATATAAATCCAGCTTCCCGCCGTCATTTGTCCATACATCATCAATCCTTTTTGATCTAGCTCATGGAAATGGTCCCAATTCGCCCATGCTGGAACTAAGTTAGAATTGGCAATTAACACACGAGGCGCATCTTTATGCGTTTTAAAAACAGCTACCGGCTTACCGGATTGTACAAGCATTGTTTCATCATCTTCCAAATTTAGTAACGTCTCTACAATTGCGTCATAGCATTCCCAGTTACGCGCCGCTTTTCCGATGCCACCGTAGACAACTAAGTCTTCTCTGCGCTCGGCAACATCTGGATGTAAGTTGTTTGTGAGCATGCGAAGCGCCGCTTCTTGAATCCATCCTTTCGCATGAAGAGTTGAACCTGTATATGTTTCAAGTAAACGATTTTTCGTATCCATTACCCATCACCCTTTTTTCTGATTTATAAAAAAATTATAAATCTTAAAACGACAGTCTAATAGATAAGGGAGCTTCAAATAATAGAACTTTTATTCGATTAAGAAAATCGTTATATTCTTCTTAAAAGGATTACCTATATTTTTTTTAGTTTTCTTTCATTATTTTTGATAAATAAGAAAAGCACAAAGCGCAAGTCCTTTAGGCGAAGGGCGCTGGAGGACCTGCGAGGAGGCTTCCGTCCCGTCGCCACATCAGGACCGAAGCCACCCGAGATGGTGGCGCTTGGAGCTAGACACCAAAAAAAACTGTAAAGAGAATCCTTTAACACTTTATTGAACTTAAACTTTCTGTAACAATAAAAAAGTGAACC comes from Bacillus kexueae and encodes:
- the hutU gene encoding urocanate hydratase, which translates into the protein MDTKNRLLETYTGSTLHAKGWIQEAALRMLTNNLHPDVAERREDLVVYGGIGKAARNWECYDAIVETLLNLEDDETMLVQSGKPVAVFKTHKDAPRVLIANSNLVPAWANWDHFHELDQKGLMMYGQMTAGSWIYIGSQGIVQGTYETFAELARQHYGGSLKGTITLTAGLGGMGGAQPLAVTLNGGVCIAIEVDSTRIQRRLDTKYLDTSTDCLEKALEMAEKAKEEGKALSIGLLGNAAELLPKMIEKGFIPDVLTDQTSAHDPINGYVPVGFTLEEAAELRKRDPKHYEAKSKQSIAEHVKAMLIMQQKGAVTFDYGNNIRQVAKDEGVEDAFNFPGFVPAYIRPQFCEGKGPFRWVALSGDPEDIYKLDEVILREFSDNEHLCNWIKMAQEKIQFQGLPARICWLGYGERAKFGKIINEMVANGELKAPIVIGRDHLDSGSVASPNRETEGMKDGSDAVADWPILNALINSVGGASWVSVHHGGGVGMGYSLHAGMVIVADGTKEAEKRLERVLTTDPGMGVVRHADAGYDLAIQTAKEKGIHIPMIK
- a CDS encoding TetR/AcrR family transcriptional regulator translates to MDGYQKRTEKKKENIRKAALALFSEFGVEKVTVSEIAKRANVSPVTIYNYFGNKDDLVKHVISHSLNEAIEERKKVLESDIPFRDKIQKLIFEKAAYIETVNPEFLQKMISNDPDIKEIVDELYKKSLPLLVQLFEEGKRHGHIDESISTETLLMYINMFKYAMNQYQLFDSREKNAQTTKEFGQLFFYGLLKK
- a CDS encoding agmatinase family protein, yielding MKELYHWMTPPPFSWHAENDLAEPKVSEWIRPLSEETVPDIVLLGIPLSRSSISASFASEHPDAFRRAWKSFVTYNIDKHLDLKEMKVADAGNVKQHVTDISRCHKNITGAMKTIRQIYPQSMPVAIGGDHSITAMLIKGWKEAHPNEEIGILQFDTHFDVRDLKEFGPANGTPIRNVIESGYVKGENIYNIGLHGFFNTRSLVDFAHEHGIHYVTMKETRKRGIENVVSDALDDLAKRVDTIYVTVDMDVLDIAYGPGAPAATPGGMRTDELFDAVYLAGLHEKVKTMDIVCLDPFRDVADSTVKSGVYTMLSFLSGVKSRERK
- a CDS encoding YjiH family protein → MKADTNLSVSIQTVKPKNVLKFFLYSAIGIFMFFIPIDIGGKSSIMLDHIVSWIRTTFPSFVPYYAFVVILFGAIYPFWTKTWNKDGVNTVFSFLKLIGLLVATMLLFNVGPSWLFEPGMGPFLYDKLVISVGLLVPIGSVFLALLVGYGLLEFIGVLMQPVMRPIWKTPGRSAIDAVASFVGSYSIGLLITNRVFKEGKYSIKEATIIATGFSTVSATFMIVVANTLGLMEIWNTYFWVTLFVTFTVTAITVRIWPLNKMSEAYYVGEGEKEEKISGSYIKHAWREAMNAANQSKGLWKNVWVNLKDGFVMTMSILPSILSVGLIGLVLAEYTPVFDWLGYLFYPFTALLQIPEPMLAAKAAAMEIAEMFLPALMVTEAPLITKFVIGVVSVSAILFFSALIPCILSTEIPISIPKLLVIWVERTILTLIIATPLAYLLL
- the hutI gene encoding imidazolonepropionase — encoded protein: MTTQPIFIRKASQLVTLKGSSNAPLTGEKMRELHIIENGSVWIEDGKIVEVGSDDQLNDKFENRLHEADIIDATGKTVTPGFVDPHTHLVYAGSRENEFEMRLNGSSYMEIMNAGGGIHSTTKATREATEESLFQQSTRRLDLFLRHGVTTVEAKSGYGLSLEHELKQLNVAKKLNEAHPVDIVSTFMGAHAVPAEYKENPDEFVRIVCEEMIPKVSEQKLAEFNDVFCERGVFTPEQSKVILETGRKYGLKPKIHADEIEPYKGAELAAEVGAVSADHLLRASDEGIDAMAKSGVIAVLLPGTAFFLMAEAANGRKMIDRGVPVALSTDCNPGSSPTVSVPFIMNLGCLHMGMTPAEALTAVTINGAHAIGRGKEIGSIEVNKKADIAIFDVPDYRQLIYHYGMNHTDTVIKSGKVVVSRGQLVR